In Candidatus Eisenbacteria bacterium, the following are encoded in one genomic region:
- a CDS encoding alpha/beta hydrolase: MPAAWLEGWSPQRFDLGDGTTEVVVMGEGPTLLLLPPLPGFKEGFLALARPLARRYRVVTFDLRARFTGPPSWEVLMDDLERVADAFAPGASVVFGHSLGSALAMRWATRRPERVSALVLSSPFARTRAPGIHSWKRWVEQPFVLATLRWLPEPWARRLAMSYARRRAWVFDAACQGAVLDLVGHGIRHMPIGVARQCVRLAFAHDLRAMLQRITAPTLLVVGEHETAWARAAEAEVASLLPRAERVVSPQAAHLHPLSAPEFLAERALAWLAGLEAKC, encoded by the coding sequence ATGCCCGCGGCGTGGCTCGAAGGCTGGTCGCCTCAGCGCTTCGACCTCGGCGATGGGACCACCGAGGTCGTGGTGATGGGCGAAGGGCCGACGCTGCTGCTGCTGCCTCCGCTTCCGGGATTCAAGGAGGGATTCCTCGCGCTGGCCCGCCCGCTCGCGCGCCGTTATCGGGTCGTGACCTTCGACCTGCGCGCGCGCTTCACCGGCCCGCCGTCGTGGGAGGTGCTGATGGACGACCTCGAACGGGTCGCCGACGCTTTCGCGCCGGGCGCTTCGGTCGTCTTCGGCCACTCCCTGGGTTCGGCGCTGGCCATGCGATGGGCGACACGGCGGCCGGAGCGCGTGTCGGCGCTGGTGCTCTCGAGCCCCTTCGCGCGCACCCGCGCGCCCGGCATCCATTCGTGGAAGCGCTGGGTGGAGCAGCCTTTCGTGCTCGCGACCCTGCGATGGCTTCCGGAGCCGTGGGCCCGGCGCCTGGCGATGAGTTATGCGCGCCGCCGCGCATGGGTGTTCGACGCCGCGTGCCAGGGCGCGGTCCTCGATCTGGTGGGTCACGGCATCCGGCACATGCCGATCGGGGTGGCGCGGCAGTGCGTCCGGCTGGCGTTCGCGCACGACCTGCGCGCGATGCTGCAGCGCATCACCGCTCCCACGCTGCTCGTGGTGGGCGAGCACGAGACCGCGTGGGCGCGAGCCGCCGAAGCCGAGGTGGCGTCGCTCCTGCCGCGAGCCGAGCGCGTGGTGTCACCGCAGGCCGCTCACCTCCACCCGCTTTCGGCCCCCGAGTTCCTCGCCGAGCGCGCGCTGGCCTGGCTCGCGGGGCTCGAGGCGAAGTGCTGA